One window of Brachybacterium ginsengisoli genomic DNA carries:
- a CDS encoding sensor histidine kinase: MDTLRRQGRRLAWLMAGAAIGLAVVLLVVVVVTIMTGRNGVVTGPLWLLVAVSLLLAALLGLVPGVRELEVTGARSMLGADGEMVVPHRPRPAHHLRTGLWVVLHLLLGLLVTAVLATFVPTAGLYFVELVRDRDLGSGVPLPGSATGRAGAGVLAVLAGVASLLAWWPIGALLARLAPHVLGPTTADRLQIAQERAEREAERTRIARELHDGIGHALSVVSIQAAAARAIQTRDPQAAATALAAIEDTARGATGELDAVLALLREEEPAGEGRARPPEGIDRLIAEHRHRGMDLRARVELPDDLAVLQREHLERCLAELLTNAQRHGGEGAVHVELVEVDQRVRLQVTSPLRDAGGTATAGASRRGSAGGRGLRGLRERADLFGGTVEAGPRGDVWTARLDLPLLRGSEHR; this comes from the coding sequence ATGGACACCCTCCGACGGCAGGGCCGCCGCCTCGCGTGGCTGATGGCGGGCGCCGCCATCGGCCTGGCGGTGGTCCTGCTGGTCGTCGTGGTGGTGACCATCATGACCGGCCGCAACGGGGTGGTCACCGGGCCGCTGTGGCTCCTCGTCGCGGTGAGCCTCCTGCTGGCGGCGCTGCTGGGGCTGGTCCCCGGGGTGCGGGAGCTCGAGGTCACCGGGGCCAGGAGCATGCTCGGGGCCGACGGGGAGATGGTCGTCCCGCACCGACCGCGCCCCGCGCACCACCTGCGGACCGGGCTGTGGGTGGTGCTGCATCTGCTGCTGGGTCTGCTGGTCACTGCGGTGCTGGCGACGTTCGTGCCCACCGCCGGGCTGTATTTCGTGGAGCTGGTCCGCGACCGGGATCTCGGCTCCGGGGTGCCGCTGCCAGGGTCCGCGACCGGGAGAGCGGGCGCCGGTGTGCTCGCGGTGCTGGCCGGGGTCGCCTCGCTGCTGGCCTGGTGGCCCATCGGCGCGCTGCTGGCCCGCCTCGCGCCGCACGTGCTCGGCCCCACCACGGCGGACCGCCTCCAGATCGCTCAGGAGCGCGCCGAGCGCGAGGCGGAGCGGACCCGCATCGCCCGGGAGCTGCACGACGGGATCGGGCACGCGCTGAGCGTGGTGAGCATCCAGGCCGCGGCCGCGCGCGCGATCCAGACCCGGGACCCGCAGGCCGCCGCGACGGCTCTCGCCGCGATCGAGGACACCGCCCGCGGCGCCACGGGAGAGCTCGACGCGGTGCTCGCCCTGCTGCGGGAGGAGGAGCCGGCAGGCGAGGGCCGGGCCCGGCCCCCCGAGGGGATCGACCGGCTGATCGCCGAGCATCGGCACCGCGGGATGGACCTGCGGGCACGGGTCGAGCTGCCGGACGATCTCGCCGTTCTGCAGCGTGAGCACCTGGAACGCTGCCTCGCCGAGCTGCTGACCAACGCCCAGCGGCACGGCGGCGAGGGCGCGGTGCACGTCGAGCTCGTCGAGGTCGATCAGCGGGTGCGGTTGCAGGTCACCAGCCCGCTCCGCGATGCAGGCGGCACCGCGACCGCCGGAGCGTCGCGGCGGGGGAGCGCCGGCGGGCGCGGCCTCCGCGGACTGCGTGAACGCGCGGATCTGTTCGGGGGTACGGTCGAGGCGGGGCCGCGGGGGGACGTCTGGACCGCCCGGCTCGATCTGCCGCTGCTGAGGGGGTCCGAACACCGATGA
- a CDS encoding response regulator transcription factor, which yields MNASPFQPIPDAPENPIRMVVVDDEPLVRQGLALILGAQEDLEIVGEAADGAEALQVVRETAPDLVCMDVRMPRVDGLRATELLLRLPDPPKVLVVTTFEHDGYVHDALVAGASGFLLKRATAEEMVQAVRTIARGTSLMFPETVRELLRPSARTARHDGPPLTEREQEVLVHLAQGLTNAEIASALFLGVETVRTHVANLLGKLGARDRTQAVVFAYRAGLVDPHKG from the coding sequence ATGAACGCATCGCCGTTCCAGCCGATCCCCGACGCCCCGGAGAACCCGATCCGCATGGTCGTCGTCGACGACGAACCGCTGGTCCGGCAGGGCCTGGCCCTGATCCTCGGCGCACAGGAGGATCTGGAGATCGTGGGGGAGGCGGCCGACGGCGCCGAGGCGCTCCAGGTGGTGCGCGAGACCGCCCCGGACCTGGTGTGCATGGACGTGCGCATGCCGCGGGTGGACGGCCTGCGGGCGACGGAGCTGCTGCTGCGCTTGCCCGATCCGCCGAAGGTCCTGGTCGTGACCACCTTCGAGCATGACGGGTACGTGCACGACGCCCTGGTCGCCGGGGCCTCGGGGTTCCTCCTCAAGCGCGCCACCGCCGAAGAGATGGTCCAGGCCGTGCGCACCATCGCGCGCGGCACCAGCCTGATGTTCCCCGAGACGGTGCGCGAGCTGCTGCGCCCGAGCGCCCGCACCGCCCGGCACGACGGGCCGCCGCTCACCGAGCGGGAGCAGGAGGTGCTGGTCCATCTCGCGCAGGGCCTGACCAACGCGGAGATCGCGAGCGCCCTGTTCCTCGGCGTGGAGACCGTCCGCACCCACGTCGCGAACCTGCTCGGCAAGCTCGGCGCCCGCGACCGCACCCAGGCCGTGGTCTTCGCCTATCGCGCCGGTCTGGTGGACCCGCACAAGGGCTGA
- a CDS encoding AraC family transcriptional regulator: MRLDLVAEATAFVDLTGLLRAGEVDGVAVDFLSWGFYAPSVWRNHPHTHSFHEVCLAYAGSGAFTVDGTEHEVTAGSVFIARPGEVHEIVSHPADGLGIAFWGIALQDAGASPTSAPGWWSGLLLEDRPRVSTALGSLPVLIAALAAEAGSPRAGVVEQVRALGGALVVETGRAFASAEDLAVEIDPGARTTSSVAAMERYLGDNLSRPLRVQDVAEVVHLSARHASRLFAEATGESLMAALRRMRLEHGAHLLLDSEEPIAQIARASGYPEARPFITAFRRRYGQPPGAFRTHGGTLHL, encoded by the coding sequence GTGAGACTCGATCTCGTCGCCGAGGCGACGGCCTTCGTCGACCTCACCGGCCTGCTGCGGGCCGGTGAGGTCGACGGCGTGGCGGTGGACTTCCTCAGCTGGGGCTTCTACGCCCCCTCGGTGTGGCGCAACCACCCCCACACGCACTCCTTCCACGAGGTGTGCCTCGCCTACGCCGGATCCGGCGCCTTCACCGTCGACGGCACCGAGCACGAGGTCACCGCCGGCAGCGTCTTCATCGCGCGGCCGGGCGAGGTGCACGAGATCGTCTCGCATCCGGCCGACGGGCTGGGCATCGCCTTCTGGGGCATCGCCCTGCAGGATGCCGGTGCGTCCCCGACCAGCGCCCCGGGCTGGTGGAGCGGGCTGCTGCTCGAGGACCGACCCCGGGTCTCCACCGCCCTGGGCTCGCTGCCCGTGCTCATCGCGGCCCTGGCCGCGGAGGCCGGCTCGCCCCGTGCTGGGGTCGTCGAGCAGGTGCGGGCCCTGGGCGGCGCGCTGGTCGTCGAGACGGGCCGCGCCTTCGCGAGCGCGGAGGACCTCGCCGTCGAGATCGACCCGGGCGCCCGCACCACCTCGAGCGTCGCCGCGATGGAGCGCTATCTCGGAGACAACCTCTCCCGACCCCTGCGCGTCCAGGACGTCGCCGAGGTGGTGCATCTGTCCGCCCGGCACGCCTCGCGGCTGTTCGCCGAGGCGACCGGGGAGTCGCTGATGGCGGCGCTGCGACGGATGCGGCTCGAGCACGGGGCGCACCTGCTGCTGGACTCCGAGGAGCCCATCGCCCAGATCGCCCGCGCGAGCGGCTACCCCGAGGCGCGCCCCTTCATCACCGCCTTCCGCCGACGCTACGGCCAGCCGCCGGGCGCCTTCCGCACCCACGGCGGCACGCTGCATCTCTGA
- a CDS encoding phytanoyl-CoA dioxygenase family protein has translation MTTLETPRADFDALADSYDEQGYVLVKGLLSREEAADLRTRSHELIASLDRGDDPTWDAAAGVAMGRATSLQHLHDAQFHDAAFTRLLTDPRFTDVAAAVLRTPDVQLHHTKMFIKPPENGSPFPPHQDHPFFPHTHHRVAAAIFHFDDAPDLKGCVRIAPGSHKAGPREHDPEGSYHLPDFPTDQLVPMEAEAGDVLFFTYLTVHSSGVNESDEARTTWLVQFRDPADPPLTDQHTHSLGQGLILAGSDPTGRAGQA, from the coding sequence ATGACCACCCTCGAGACACCGCGCGCCGACTTCGATGCCCTGGCCGATTCCTATGACGAGCAGGGCTACGTCCTGGTGAAAGGCCTGCTCAGCCGCGAGGAGGCAGCAGACCTCCGCACCCGCAGCCACGAGCTGATCGCCTCGCTGGACCGCGGCGACGACCCCACCTGGGACGCCGCGGCCGGCGTCGCGATGGGCCGGGCCACCAGCCTGCAGCACCTGCACGACGCCCAGTTCCACGACGCGGCATTCACCCGGCTGCTCACCGATCCGCGCTTCACCGACGTCGCCGCGGCCGTGCTGCGCACCCCGGACGTGCAGCTGCACCACACCAAGATGTTCATCAAGCCGCCGGAGAACGGCTCGCCGTTCCCGCCCCACCAGGACCATCCCTTCTTCCCCCACACCCACCACCGGGTGGCCGCGGCGATCTTCCACTTCGACGACGCCCCGGACCTGAAGGGCTGCGTGCGCATCGCCCCCGGCAGCCACAAGGCCGGCCCGCGCGAGCACGACCCGGAGGGCAGCTACCACCTGCCCGACTTCCCCACCGATCAGCTCGTGCCGATGGAGGCGGAGGCCGGCGACGTCCTGTTCTTCACCTACCTCACCGTGCACAGCTCCGGCGTGAACGAGAGCGACGAGGCCCGCACCACCTGGCTGGTCCAGTTCCGCGACCCGGCGGACCCGCCCCTGACCGATCAGCACACCCACTCCCTGGGCCAGGGCCTGATCCTCGCCGGGAGCGACCCCACCGGGCGGGCCGGGCAGGCATGA
- a CDS encoding dihydrofolate reductase family protein, with translation MRELVYYVAVSLDGFIAGPQDQFDAFLIEGDHMEGINAEFHDAIPTDIAAHLGIPQSAQRFGTVLMGATTYSMGLPDMPSPYRHLEQIVFTHHPLGTAENLRATDEDPVQVVRALKQQPGADIWLCGGAQLAAQLRDEIDRLVLKRQPLLFGDGVPLFAPGSYAPQRLEHVRTVSFESGVSLTEYARRR, from the coding sequence ATGCGAGAACTCGTGTACTACGTCGCCGTGAGCCTGGACGGCTTCATCGCCGGGCCCCAGGACCAGTTCGACGCCTTCCTCATCGAGGGCGACCATATGGAGGGGATCAACGCCGAGTTCCACGACGCGATCCCCACCGACATCGCCGCCCATCTCGGCATCCCCCAGAGCGCCCAGCGCTTCGGGACCGTGCTCATGGGTGCGACGACCTACTCGATGGGCCTGCCGGACATGCCCAGCCCCTACCGTCACCTCGAGCAGATCGTGTTCACCCACCATCCGCTCGGCACCGCGGAGAACCTCCGCGCGACCGACGAGGACCCGGTCCAGGTGGTGCGCGCCCTGAAGCAGCAGCCCGGCGCCGACATCTGGCTCTGCGGCGGAGCACAGCTCGCCGCCCAGCTGCGCGACGAGATCGACCGCCTCGTGCTCAAGCGCCAGCCGCTGCTGTTCGGCGACGGGGTGCCGCTGTTCGCGCCGGGCTCCTACGCGCCGCAACGGCTCGAGCACGTGCGCACCGTGAGCTTCGAGTCCGGGGTGAGCCTCACCGAGTACGCGCGCCGGCGCTGA
- a CDS encoding TetR/AcrR family transcriptional regulator, whose translation MPRNEERRRALADAGLAVLAEQGARGLTHRAVDRAAGTPLGTASNYFRTRDDLLAALVERIGELFAPEPEVLRERAGATPDAALFAQFMRDIVRRLLGQPQVTLALFELRLESVRRPEVAELLGPWRREGFAADVAFHREAGLPGGEREVALFHYAMDGLLLDRLAGSLRPAETTDDVIDALVAGLLPDGPGAE comes from the coding sequence ATGCCCCGCAATGAGGAGCGCCGCCGTGCGCTCGCCGACGCCGGTCTCGCCGTGCTCGCCGAGCAGGGCGCGCGCGGCCTCACCCACCGGGCCGTGGACCGCGCCGCCGGCACCCCGCTCGGCACCGCCTCGAACTACTTCCGCACCCGGGACGACCTGCTCGCCGCCCTCGTCGAACGGATCGGCGAGCTGTTCGCTCCCGAGCCGGAAGTGCTCCGGGAGCGTGCCGGAGCCACCCCGGATGCCGCCCTGTTCGCCCAGTTCATGCGGGACATCGTGCGGCGTCTGCTGGGACAGCCGCAGGTGACGCTCGCCCTGTTCGAGCTGCGACTGGAGAGCGTGCGCCGCCCGGAGGTGGCCGAGCTCCTGGGGCCCTGGCGGCGCGAGGGGTTCGCAGCGGACGTCGCCTTCCATCGCGAGGCCGGGCTGCCCGGCGGCGAGCGGGAGGTCGCGCTCTTCCACTATGCGATGGACGGCCTGCTGCTGGACCGGCTCGCCGGGTCGCTGCGTCCCGCGGAGACCACCGATGACGTCATCGACGCCCTGGTCGCCGGGCTTCTGCCCGACGGCCCCGGTGCGGAGTAG
- a CDS encoding DUF779 domain-containing protein, whose translation MIQNPTAAPSPQPGQPPTPDLPEPTAADDVLEADPTVEGEDFSRVAFTQAAVAQIQRLIDRNGPLMFHQSGGCCDGSSPMCYPEGDLITGDADVRMGHVEVPLPDGSTSPLDFWMSREQFAYWRHTHLTIDLVDGRGGGFSLESPDGKRFLTRSRMLTD comes from the coding sequence ATGATCCAGAACCCCACCGCAGCACCGTCACCGCAGCCCGGGCAGCCTCCGACGCCGGACCTGCCCGAGCCCACGGCGGCCGACGACGTCCTGGAGGCCGATCCCACCGTCGAGGGCGAGGACTTCTCCCGCGTCGCGTTCACGCAGGCCGCGGTCGCACAGATCCAGCGGCTCATCGATCGCAACGGCCCGCTGATGTTCCACCAGTCCGGGGGCTGCTGCGACGGCTCCTCCCCCATGTGCTATCCCGAGGGCGACCTGATCACCGGCGATGCGGACGTGAGGATGGGGCACGTCGAGGTGCCGCTGCCGGACGGCTCCACCAGCCCGCTCGACTTCTGGATGAGCCGCGAGCAGTTCGCGTACTGGCGCCACACCCACCTCACGATCGACCTGGTCGACGGGCGAGGCGGCGGTTTCAGCCTCGAATCGCCCGACGGGAAGAGATTCCTGACCAGGTCGCGGATGCTGACCGATTGA
- the adh gene encoding aldehyde dehydrogenase, translated as MTVYARPGTDGAKVDFKPRYENYIGGQWVPPVKGEYFENPTPVTGQVFTEVARSTAEDIELALDAAHAAAPAWGKTSVAERAVILNKIADRIEENLEMLAVAETWDNGKAIRECLNADLPLAVDHFRYFAGAIRAQEGALSQLDDDTVAYHFHEPLGVVGQIIPWNFPILMAVWKLAPALAAGNAIVLKPAEQTPASILVLVELIGDLLPDGVLNIVNGFGVEAGKPLASNKRIRKIAFTGETTTGRLIMQYASQNLIPVTLELGGKSPNLFFEDVASQKDDYYDKALEGFAMFSLNQGEVCTCPSRALVQASIYDGFVADGIARVEATKQGDPLDTDTMIGAQASNDQLEKILSYIDIGKQEGAKLLTGGERADLGGDLSGGYYVTPTVFEGDNSMRIFQEEIFGPVLALTRFSDYDEAISIANDTLYGLGSGVWSRQQNTIYRAGRAIQAGRVWVNNYHAYPAHAAFGGYKSSGIGRENHLMMLDHYQQTKNLLVSYSEKKLGFF; from the coding sequence ATGACCGTCTACGCACGACCAGGGACCGACGGCGCGAAGGTCGACTTCAAGCCCAGGTACGAGAACTACATCGGGGGCCAGTGGGTCCCGCCCGTGAAGGGCGAGTACTTCGAGAACCCCACCCCCGTCACCGGGCAGGTGTTCACCGAGGTGGCGCGCTCCACCGCGGAGGACATCGAGCTCGCGCTCGACGCCGCGCACGCCGCCGCCCCTGCCTGGGGGAAGACCTCGGTCGCGGAGCGCGCGGTGATCCTGAACAAGATCGCGGACCGCATCGAGGAGAACCTCGAGATGCTCGCGGTCGCCGAGACCTGGGACAACGGCAAGGCGATCCGCGAGTGCCTGAACGCCGACCTGCCGCTGGCGGTGGATCACTTCCGTTACTTCGCCGGGGCGATCCGGGCCCAGGAGGGGGCGCTCTCGCAGCTCGACGACGACACCGTCGCGTACCACTTCCACGAGCCGCTGGGCGTGGTCGGGCAGATCATCCCGTGGAACTTCCCGATCCTCATGGCCGTGTGGAAGCTGGCCCCGGCGCTCGCGGCCGGCAACGCCATCGTGCTCAAGCCCGCCGAGCAGACCCCGGCCTCGATCCTGGTGCTCGTCGAGCTGATCGGCGACCTGCTGCCCGACGGCGTGCTGAACATCGTCAACGGATTCGGCGTGGAGGCCGGCAAGCCGCTGGCCTCGAACAAGCGGATCCGGAAGATCGCCTTCACCGGCGAGACCACCACCGGGCGCCTGATCATGCAGTACGCCTCGCAGAACCTGATCCCGGTCACCCTGGAGCTGGGCGGCAAGAGCCCCAACCTGTTCTTCGAGGACGTCGCCTCGCAGAAGGACGACTACTACGACAAGGCGCTCGAGGGCTTCGCGATGTTCTCCCTGAACCAGGGCGAGGTGTGCACCTGCCCCTCGCGCGCCCTGGTGCAGGCATCGATCTACGACGGCTTCGTCGCCGACGGCATCGCCCGGGTGGAGGCCACGAAGCAGGGCGACCCGCTGGACACCGACACCATGATCGGCGCCCAGGCCAGCAACGACCAGCTCGAGAAGATCCTGTCCTACATCGACATCGGCAAGCAGGAGGGCGCGAAGCTGCTCACCGGCGGCGAGCGCGCGGATCTCGGCGGGGACCTCTCCGGCGGCTACTACGTCACCCCCACCGTCTTCGAGGGTGACAACTCCATGCGGATCTTCCAGGAGGAGATCTTCGGGCCGGTGCTCGCGCTGACCCGGTTCTCGGACTACGACGAGGCGATCTCCATCGCCAACGACACCCTCTACGGGCTGGGTTCCGGCGTGTGGAGCCGCCAGCAGAACACCATCTACCGCGCGGGCCGCGCCATCCAGGCGGGTCGCGTGTGGGTGAACAACTACCACGCCTACCCGGCCCACGCCGCGTTCGGCGGGTACAAGTCCTCGGGCATCGGCCGGGAGAACCACCTGATGATGCTCGACCACTACCAGCAGACCAAGAACCTCCTGGTCAGCTACTCGGAGAAGAAGCTCGGCTTCTTCTGA
- a CDS encoding aldo/keto reductase family protein translates to MEHRHLGRSGLKISEIIYGNWLTHASQVEDDRARACVRAALDAGISTFDTADTYANTAAEVVLGEALKGERRESLEIFTKVYFPTGPKGHNDTGLSRKHIRESIDASLQRLQTDYVDLYQAHRYDDATPLEETMQAFADVVHSGKALYIGVSEWNADQLRAGHQLARELGIQLVSNQPQYSMLWRVIEERVVPTSRELGISQIVWSPVAQGILTGKYAPGAEAPEGSRARDEKGGADMIKRFLNDEVLTAVQGLLPIAEDLGLTPAQLAVAWVLSNDNVAGAIIGASRPEQVTENVKAAGITLEADVMARIDEVLGELPETDATKTQSPAKRLA, encoded by the coding sequence ATGGAACATCGTCACCTCGGCCGCTCCGGCCTCAAGATCAGCGAGATCATCTACGGCAACTGGCTCACCCACGCCTCCCAGGTCGAGGACGACCGGGCCCGCGCCTGCGTGCGCGCCGCGCTCGACGCCGGCATCTCGACCTTCGACACCGCCGACACCTACGCCAACACCGCCGCCGAGGTCGTCCTCGGCGAGGCTCTGAAGGGCGAGCGGCGCGAGTCGCTCGAGATCTTCACCAAGGTCTACTTCCCGACCGGCCCCAAGGGCCACAACGACACCGGCCTGTCCCGCAAGCACATCCGCGAGTCGATCGACGCCTCGCTGCAGCGCCTGCAGACCGACTACGTCGACCTCTACCAGGCCCACCGCTACGACGACGCGACCCCGCTCGAGGAGACGATGCAGGCCTTCGCCGACGTCGTCCACTCCGGCAAGGCGCTCTACATCGGCGTCTCCGAGTGGAACGCGGACCAGCTCCGCGCCGGACACCAGCTGGCCCGCGAGCTCGGCATCCAGCTCGTCTCGAACCAGCCGCAGTACTCGATGCTGTGGCGCGTGATCGAGGAGCGCGTGGTCCCCACCTCGCGCGAGCTCGGCATCTCCCAGATCGTGTGGTCCCCGGTCGCGCAGGGCATCCTCACCGGCAAGTACGCCCCCGGCGCCGAGGCGCCCGAGGGCTCGCGCGCCCGTGACGAGAAGGGCGGCGCCGACATGATCAAGCGCTTCCTGAACGACGAGGTGCTCACCGCCGTGCAGGGCCTGCTCCCGATCGCCGAGGACCTCGGCCTCACCCCGGCGCAGCTCGCCGTGGCCTGGGTGCTCAGCAACGACAACGTGGCCGGCGCGATCATCGGCGCCTCTCGCCCCGAGCAGGTCACCGAGAACGTCAAGGCCGCCGGCATTACGCTCGAGGCGGACGTCATGGCCCGCATCGACGAGGTGCTCGGCGAGCTCCCCGAGACCGACGCGACCAAGACCCAGTCCCCGGCGAAGCGCCTGGCCTGA
- a CDS encoding alanine/glycine:cation symporter family protein — protein MIASFIEGANLLIWSIPLIALCLLVGLYFTIRTGLLQIRNIPDMLAQLKKGETSPDGTSSFQSLMMSLAGRVGMGNIGGVATAIAFGGPGAVFWMWVSAFLGASTSFIECTLGQIYKEKDPDTGEYRGGPAYYFEKAYKHKYRGLSIFYGILFAIVTILAMSFFLPGVQANGVASAIDTAWGIPAWATAIGLVILLGFIVIGGVKRIASFAVIVVPVMAIGYILIALIVFFMNFSQIPEVFGLIFASAFGIQPVFGALIGLAIKWGVQRGIYSNEAGQGTGPHAAAAAEVSHPAKQGFAQSFSVYIDTLFVCSATAFIIISTGMFNTFAGEKWDEGTSPVIGSGEGGLSLEVEPGPGYVQSGLDSAFPGAGPSFVAIALAFFAFTTIVAYYYMAEVNLNYLTRKMQNRTVARALLRVLQALVLISVAYGAVTTAGAAWGLGDIGVGSMAWLNIIGILFLQVPALKALKDYREQKKQGLDPQFDPRKLGIENATFWELRADGHQLQGRAGGNLPPEVRGIDTKS, from the coding sequence ATGATCGCCTCATTCATCGAGGGCGCGAATCTGTTGATCTGGTCGATCCCGCTGATCGCCCTCTGCCTGCTCGTCGGCCTGTACTTCACCATCCGCACCGGCCTCCTGCAGATCCGCAACATCCCCGACATGCTCGCCCAGCTCAAGAAGGGCGAGACCTCGCCGGACGGAACATCGTCGTTCCAGTCGCTGATGATGTCGCTCGCGGGTCGCGTCGGCATGGGCAACATCGGCGGCGTCGCCACCGCGATCGCCTTCGGCGGCCCCGGTGCCGTGTTCTGGATGTGGGTCTCCGCCTTCCTCGGCGCCTCCACCTCGTTCATCGAGTGCACCCTGGGCCAGATCTACAAGGAGAAGGACCCGGACACCGGCGAGTACCGCGGCGGCCCGGCGTACTACTTCGAGAAGGCCTACAAGCACAAGTACCGCGGACTCTCGATCTTCTACGGGATCCTCTTCGCCATCGTCACCATCCTGGCCATGAGCTTCTTCCTGCCGGGCGTGCAGGCCAACGGTGTGGCCTCCGCGATCGACACCGCCTGGGGCATTCCGGCCTGGGCCACCGCCATCGGCCTCGTGATCCTGCTGGGCTTCATCGTGATCGGCGGCGTCAAGCGCATCGCCAGCTTCGCCGTGATCGTGGTGCCCGTCATGGCGATCGGGTACATCCTCATCGCGCTCATCGTGTTCTTCATGAACTTCTCGCAGATCCCCGAAGTGTTCGGGCTGATCTTCGCGAGTGCGTTCGGCATTCAGCCCGTCTTCGGCGCGCTCATCGGCCTCGCCATCAAGTGGGGCGTGCAGCGCGGCATCTACTCCAACGAGGCCGGGCAGGGCACCGGCCCCCACGCCGCAGCCGCCGCCGAGGTCTCCCACCCGGCCAAGCAGGGCTTCGCCCAGTCGTTCTCGGTGTACATCGACACCCTGTTCGTCTGCTCCGCGACCGCGTTCATCATCATCTCGACCGGCATGTTCAACACCTTCGCCGGCGAGAAGTGGGACGAGGGCACCTCGCCCGTCATCGGCTCCGGCGAGGGCGGCCTGTCGCTCGAGGTCGAGCCGGGTCCGGGCTACGTGCAGTCGGGTCTCGACTCGGCGTTCCCGGGAGCCGGCCCCTCGTTCGTCGCGATCGCGCTGGCGTTCTTCGCCTTCACCACGATCGTCGCGTACTACTACATGGCCGAGGTCAACCTGAACTACCTCACGCGCAAGATGCAGAACCGCACCGTCGCCCGCGCTCTGCTGCGCGTGCTGCAGGCGCTCGTGCTCATCTCCGTGGCCTACGGCGCCGTGACCACCGCCGGTGCGGCCTGGGGTCTCGGCGACATCGGCGTGGGCTCGATGGCCTGGCTGAACATCATCGGCATCCTCTTCCTGCAGGTCCCGGCTCTGAAGGCGCTCAAGGACTACCGCGAGCAGAAGAAGCAGGGTCTGGACCCGCAGTTCGATCCGCGCAAGCTCGGCATCGAGAACGCGACCTTCTGGGAGCTGCGGGCCGACGGCCACCAGCTCCAGGGCCGGGCCGGAGGCAACCTGCCGCCCGAGGTCCGCGGGATCGACACCAAGAGCTGA